A segment of the Salvelinus sp. IW2-2015 linkage group LG6.2, ASM291031v2, whole genome shotgun sequence genome:
TGGATATCCTTCACCATTAACGAGCCAAAGATGAAGATCCTACAATGAATAATTCAATGTAATCCTTTCATTTGTATTCTATTTGTAAACGATTCTATTTTAAAACCTGGAAAGGGAATGAGTGTTTCTGCGTCAAATTCCACTTGTACRAGTATGGCTTTCTGCTACCTAGAAATCGGGCTTTGTTGTTACCTAGAAAACAGATAGAGATCTCAGGTAGACCGTCTGCCAGAGGTTTAGGGTGACTACGGGGGATAAAAGACAGACAAGGCAGCAGAGAACACAGGAAACCAACAGCTTAcagcagaggaagaggaaaacAGAGCAATGTGTTGCCACTTCAGCACAAGGgcgcaaacaagcacacacacatatccacacagcaagagatagatagatagttctAGCCTTACCTTCAATATATAAGACATTCTCTATAGAAGCCagtttggagagggagagagagagagagagaattttctTTGAGAATTTTGATAGAAGTAGATGAACAGTGAACAtttcagtaccccccccccccaccatcctGTAGTGTGAAGAAAACAGTGATgaaaatataacaggtgtagagtTAAAGGGGAGATGGATGCATTATACAAAAGGGTAGAGAAGGAGTCCCAGTTATTAGCTGCTTTAACCCTGGGGGCAGAGAGCATGGTGCGTAATTCTCAGTGATGAAYTGTCGCACTCAAGCGCACCACACATAACCCATTTTTGGTTATTGCATGCATGTAACGTCttttgtctgctttttttttatggATGTCAGGACTCGCAAAACTATAGCCATTTTTTAAAAAGGACTATTCTGGCTAAATAAATGGAAATGGAATGAACTAGAGAGAACTTTAACATCTGATCATACTAGCTCACCCTCATCTCACAATGACCACAGCTGTATCTGTTGCAGCCAACCACCAGGTCAAACACCACTCAAAGACAAGTCTTTACCAGAACTAATGTGGTTACTAAACAcgaatacaccccccccccccactacacGGTCATCCTATAGCTTCCGGGAGCACCATTTGCCTACTCATCTACTAAGCACTCTGCCCACACAAACAGAGCTATATCCCAGAGGGTTTTTCCATAGTCCTATTAGATTCAAGTTACTGTGAGACGTAAAGCAGTGTTCTGTACCCCAGCTCCTGAAGAAACTTACTGTATGCAGGCGTTTGTCCACAACATCCTGATTCAAGTAATCAACTATTCTTCCAGACCTCGATAAGAACAATCTGGAGGGTTAGTGCTGGGCTACAGAGCTGCGCACACTGCAGTGAAGAACCCAGAGATAGATGGACTATAAATCTGGTTTGGCCTACCTCCTTGTAGCCCAGTGCAGCAGAGGGCTTGAGGGGCGGGGCGGGACGCAGGCAGCTCAGGGACCAGGGTTTGGTGGTCTTGGGGGGCTCCAGTGGTCCCCGATTGGCCTGGCTGGGGGTGCTGAAGATGGGCATGTGGGACTGGTGAGTGGGAGTGCCCACCATACTGACCGGTTTCCCCCCCTCGTTCTATATCATCCATACACAGAGGTAAGCCACAGTCAGAAAGAGGGGATGTGTGAGGTTCAATGGAAGTTTAATGCAAGTGCCAGCCATGTGTGAAGTGCAGTGGTAGTTCATAGCTACGTGTGGAGTGGTGTGCACGTTGTCACACCACTGGCCATGTCTAAAGGGAAATACACCATTTTGTTTAGTGCACATTCTCTACACACAACAGCACTTCCTGTATCTTTGAAACAATAAATAATGCAGTGTGCTCTCCTTGCGTGTGTATGAACACGTGTGTGTCATGTCTTTACCCTGATTATGGTGCCCACAGGGCTTCCGCCTTTGGTGTAGGCGTTGAGATGGTCCAGCCAGTCCTGCAGTTCCTGGGGGTTACTGCAGATCACTGTGACACGATCAAACATGctccctgcaacacacacacacacatacacttcagTGGGTTGCACTTTGTGGGGAAGTTCCAGGCTAAGCTACCTAAAGTTAGGTACGGGTAACACTTTGTTAGCGAGATGTTTCGTTAAAGCCCACAAGTCTGACATGAATCATAAACGCCCACCATGGCACCGTGTCGTGACTGGATGACAAACTGGATCATGGTGTCATGGTTACAAAACAAGTAAGCCTCAGTACAAAACCACTGGCAACTCTGAagaatacgaggtcaaatcatgRCGTCagcgatcttcaggtcggaaagtagGAGCtcctagaaagaggcccgagttccagagttggaattccgagttggatgaccgttcaaatccagttttccccagtctgagctcgtttatttcagagttcccagttgtcttgaactcggCATATATCATAGCATGTGTCAAGTGGCAAGTAAATAAAACAACTCTGATGAGTGGTTCTCCCAGCAGTCTTGTCATGTTAAATGAAAGCATTACATAAACACTATGATTCATAGTTCACATAACTCACTTAGGATCGGATCGTTTYCTTTCCCCCTCAGTGAATGTCATAAGTCTCAAATCGTTTAACCAGACATTAAATCAAGGTTTACACAGCCAGAGTTTGTACTGAAGGGACTGGAATAAGAATGACTGCCAAAGCAGCTTGATATTATTTTATCAAAGGAATGCTATATAAGAAATACTCCATTGGTTCACTTAAATGAGGCGCAAACGGCCATTAATAGCCTACAACCCACTGATGTAATAGGAATGTGATTACGGACCAGTGACCTCCAATCTACTCAACAGGACCTGTGTATGATACGGCCCTTTCAATAATTGTGCCGCACATTATAGAGTATTCCggtctttctccatctcctctgaGATTAATTTACTGTACCTGTGATATCAAAGGCATAGTGGCCGTTctctgtgtcgtctgtctgtctggagaccGTGGAGCCCGTCAGTGGCAGCCTTCCCTgttggaaaagagagaggaggagagggggtgacacACTGCCACAGATACTTGGGAAACACCTGGGACACATTTAGAGGGCACACATCTGGTGCTCGTAGGTTACCTGGTATATGAAGCCGCTCATCCGCGGACTAGCAGACAGCATGACCAGCACACTGGGAAACATCATGAGATAGCGCTCCTCTTTCTCCTATGGAGAACACACATTAACACAGATACAGCATGAAAGAATCAGACGTGGCTGTGTGTCAAATACACACATTGACACCCACAGACAGAGATGAGTGTCTGAGAACTCTGGCAAAGGGACGTGAAAATCAGTTGCGTCGATGATATTTGGGGAGAAATATCGTAGTTTATGAATCCACAAATCATAATATTTCAGCCAAGTTAaaaatgcactatgcagaaattgctctgccatttcccgtgttgctaaaattctaaatcattcgccaaatttcagtttatgtgacagaGCAAGCGAATATAGTGTAAAAAAATCAYtgtaccatctaaaccgctgtgaaatacataattttttcccacaatcaaaaatattgtattttcagctgtttgaagctagtttacaaaaccgaaagtaagaaAAAgctcacatagaacagatctaccacttcttagaattgctttcaatgagaatgaaagaTTTGTAACTCACATTTMTATGTGAATAttgtcaggtcacccaaaaagttacatattgcagctttaaaagggTAAAGAAAACAGGTTATCTGTTTGAAATATGTTAGATGTTGGTTGGTGCTTCAATAAGACCAAAACAAAGCCAGACATTTGTTCCCCTCAGCCCTCAGATCCTCATATTCGACCCCTACACAGAAACCACACTACAGGGGGATGACTTTTCACTCTACAGTCTGTGGTTTCTGATTCATAATGAATTCAAATATTTGAATAACATTGGCTTAATGTGGGAGAGGCGGTGGCGATAACAATATAGGACTCATCTCCAGAACGTGTTGGACGGAAACAAACTTATCTGCTCCGAATAAAGTCGTCAGGTGCTGAAATATTACAATTCTGAAAGGGGAAATAAGTCATTGGATCGATTATAAGCCTGTGAGTAAACAAACAAGCAACAATTTTACTTCCTGTTTGTCAAGCATAAAAAGTAACTGGTCCACCTCACTYTTCCCGTTATTTGCTTTGCCCAAGCACACATTCATGCTGCTCAAAACATTCATATCCATTCAACCACATGGCTGTGAAAGGAGCCATTGGAGTCGTTCATTTGAACTTTGACCTTCTCGGAGGTTGCCTGTAGCGCTCCGTCTGGATAGTTGCCGTTACACACAGATCTATGATTAGCTTACCGCCCCCAATCCTAACATTAACCATTGGGGGGGGGATGCAAGACTGATCTTAGTTCAGCATATAAGGACACCTGCATCTGTTGCTCTCACCTCATTGGTCCCGTTCTGCATGTGCACCTGGGACATGTAGGCCACGTGACCCAGAGACTTCATYCCGTCTCCCTCCCAGCCTCTCACTGGCTCTGACAGGATCTGTAGTTCCAGGTTCTTACGCTTCCGCAGGTCCTGACACTGGGTCTGAAATGAGAGGGAGAGGTGCCAATTAATGTATAGTGCATATGAGACACTGTTAGTGTGTGATGGAAACAGACACACAATAAAATAGCCATTTGCACTAGTGCAAAGCTAGTAACTCTGTAATATAAAATGTCCATGATACGGCATTACTGSAACAGGTATAACATAACTGTGCCTCACGCAAAGGTGAGTTACAGAGAACAGTTTACAGGACCAGAAGGGGGATTCCCCYTCTCACAAagacaaaatgacaaagcaacatcCACCAAGTTCTGACTCAGACATAAAGAGCAGGAGCGTATGTAAATAGGCCTGGGGGACCCAAAAGAACAAGTTAACCTTTgggaagcacaaacacacaccccagcacacatctcacacacagacacctcaAGAGACTACAGTACTCTCAGCCACAGTGGAAACTGCCTCTCAAACTATTTCTCCAACAGACACCTTGTATTGTCTCTCATCTAACGCTCGTCTTCAAAATCTGTGCTGCTATTTCAGTAACAACCCACCTTAGGAAAAAGCTTTTCACTGAGGACATATTACACAGGAAGCAATATATTTTCTTCATTAAAACTGCAGAGATGGGCGTATCATTGCCCTTTTACACAGGTtaatataagcaccccctattTGACCTTTATATGCAAGGCTGTCTCGTGTGATGCTCCTCCCCCTCAGTTTGGCAACATAAGAACTAGATACAAAAAACATTGACCCATCTTCAGATAAGCCTTTATTAATTTCATACAATGAAAATGTGCCTTCATGAAGACACTGAGCGCGGTTAtatgcacacaataatgcgattattgtggatagtaaggttaatataatagtttgtttaaaacKTTTACATGCTTGGCAAGAAKAACGATKTCCATAATAWtcctgtttacatggacacatctgaaatcaggctacctgatgggacttttgAGAAATGCAGAAAATTGGCAATCAAAATAAAACCTGCCACARtgaccatgttatttttgcgaaAGCTTTTTGATTCGGAGTTCAGACATATAACGTGTGTATgcgaaaactatttctaagatgYGTATTTTCAGtttttctgaactcacttcactcgcgcGTTAGAGGAAGGCTCTGCGCTACTGGTCCTGGCACatgcacagatcaaatacaccgctggaacgctgattaagctgtttacatgtcttAATCAttcaaaagattgctcagaaaccCAGGTGTTATAAAATCGGCATGTGTTTAATTAGATTTTGACCTTACGCCGATGAGGATAAACACCGTAACCTGTTTACATAAATATTTCATAATTTGCCTACAGCCATAATCCGTTTAATATTCAATTATTATTGTATATGTAAATGTACTCACTGATAATTTTCAgtcacttgtctctctctctctctctctctgtagtgtgtTAGTAATATAGAATAGATGATGCAACTATAGACTAGTAAGATTCTACAATGCGCGTGGTTCATCTCTATGGACCATGCCAACATTAACATTGCACGAGGAACCACAGGGGTTCTGTACCTACCACCAAGCTCTTAAAGGCCACCGTTGCCTTCAAGATGTCACTGTAGTCCGGGTGGGCCTCCTGCAAGACAGTCRacaacaacaacaaaaatgttaaataacTTAGATTTTATACACAACACCTTATAAAAaggcaggggtgaaagtaagccgGTACGGAGTCAATGGAAAATAATAAGTGGGTTACATAGTGGTTCGACGAGAACACTTCCATTTTGCCAAGGTTGGAGACGAGTGGCCGAGACAGAGACGTGCGCAGACAGCAGGGGACGCATCCATCGTGTAGTCTAATGACCATCGCAGAATGTAATTACAATACAYGTTTAGGTGTTTTGTAACAGGAGGccctttccattcatcaaatggtggGCGCACGCACAGTGCAATGTTCgcatgctggaattattttgtgaGTGGACGAACGtgcacaggtagcctacaggagaaCCTTTTTCATGTGATTGTTCGACAATCAGATGAAGACATCATGACTGAGTGTGTTAATGCCACATTAAAATGTAATATATGCCAAATGTTATGACAATTCATTACTAAGCCTACTAGGCCCACAGAKATCATATGAAATgaatagggattctatatgtaattctatgattacacctaggctattacacacacacacggagtacCGTACCAGTAAGACATTAAATATACTKTCACCCCTGAATAAAGGTGGatgtaaaaaattatttaaaaaataatccaaCTACATTAAGACGTTTGGGAGGGATATCAAAACATGGTATATCAATGGTATTTGAGGATTGAAGCGGAGTGTCATCTGGGACAGTGGAGGCGAGTTAAATTTCAGTTGCATATGGTTCCATAGATGGGCCTATAGAGAGTTAAGCAACTGCCCTCCATGTTGGCTCTAGATGAGGCCTTCTGTACCTCCACGTGTCTCTCCAGCTCCTGCAGCAGGACGGGGTACTTGTCCAGCCTCATGAAGGGTTTACTCAGGCTGGTGGTCAGGGTCAGGATGCCCGGCGTACTGGCCCCCTGGCTCTCCATAAACGTACCCAGCTcctcactacaacacacacacacacacacacacacagttatactgCTGGCTGACGATGTAAAGAGATAAAGGAGAAAGATTCTACCAAGATTCCCAAAAAAGAAGACATTGATTTTGGAGTGAACAATCAATTAAGACAATGTTGAATTTGTTTGATAGTGAAAGGACAAAACTTAAAAAGATCCCACAGTATGAAAGATGCTAATTAGTTTAGTGTGAAATCGAAAGTGCCTCATCTGTCTcgaacaacaaccacaactataGATATCCTGTGTGCAGCTTCCTGTACGTGTGTTCTTTTCGCTGCAGTGCATATTTTCACATTAACAACTGTGCAgcaagagaggaaggaaataAACAATCGTTGCAAAATAGCATACATGATTAATTTGCTAAACTAACATAATAATTACACAACCGCTTGATTCATTTCTTGGTTTTAATTACCACTACCGTGTGTGAAGGACAGCAGACGAAYCATTAAGAGGTGCACAGAGGCTCCGGGCTGATTGTAGTGAATGACACAGTGAGGATATGATGAGGGTTGGCTACACACTGaaggtcactcactcactcatagtTACAACTGATAAGTGAGAAACCCCTCTGTCGCGTCCAATgacgtatataaaccctggatttgTGACGATAtgcattggccattgagaggcatTGAAGCCACTGGTCGGCCATTTTGACACTCCCAAGTAGGAggagtcctccataggaatgaatgaaaTTTtacattatttcaattaaaatgtttcaaGKACAAAAtataagtattttttgttgttgtactggggacagtaacattagcccgcacaacaacaaaaaatactttaaaagggaaaatgttaatatatttattttttcttcgtttttttatttttatgtttagctYAGATATAAttttaaagtatgcattaaggagTCTGTAATAGAAAAACAAATGCAGATATTAATAAATGCATCTCCATAGCTTCCAAAATCTTTTTTACAACGcaggagtaccaagatggctgcgaggtggcttcaacacaagccccctgtcagtcatccagggtttatatatacacatcattggttACACCTCTACATTTACAGAGAGAAAGTATGACACCTAGTGGGTGAAAGAGAAACTCCACAAAAAATATGCCATTTTACTTGCATTATTATACTGACTGTTAAATGCAATGAAATGTGAATCAAATTTAGATTAATGTCATGCAGAACTGAGACGCCCATAAGGCCAGACCTGTGGTCAGTGAGTACACAGACAGCCGAGGGGTGACTGGAGCAGTAGGACAGGTACAGCATCCTGATCTGACCAATCAGGTTGAGGTAGCAGGCAGCCACTCGCTGCTGGCTCTCTGGAACCCTGCAACATGCACAGAGAGAAGTGGGCGAGTTAGTTGGTAAGACAACAGTTGGGTTGTTCCTGTATCTTTGGTTTCAGATATCGGTCACTAGGGGGTGCACGTCGTCCGAGGCCATCCAATCTAGATCTACATCGCAACAAATCTATTTCTCTCCAGAATATCTGATAGAAACTGTCCGGCATGTAAAAAGTCTAGTGGCAGATTTGACATGGGGGTTAGGGTAATGTGATTTGATTCAGTTGCCTCAAATTAGCAGTGCCTCCACTACAGCCATTAACACTCTCACATACTTACTTGGTACACTCCTCCAGAGCCAGAACCAGGCCCTGCTGGAAGGTGAGGATCTCCTCCAGGTTAGCGCCCAGAATGCCACTGTCTGTAACGCTCAGTCTGGACACCACACAACAGAGAACATAGAATTAATGAGTTGAATGAATACTCATTTWAAWWWWWWWTTTAAACAAGGTACATAGGTCATTCTAAGAGAGATTCATGACAAAGTTCTTTAGCAATTGGTATTTTAAGATGAAAAAAGACATCTGAATGAATCCTCCATCCTTGTTCTTGGAGCTTACTTGTCGCTTGCCAGTAGAGGTCGTAGGTAAGAGCTCAAGACTGTCTGCAGCTCCTTGACAAACTCCCGCTCATGCTCCTGGATGTCTTGCACCACCTGAGAAAGATCATTGAAATAAGCCACATCCTATTGGAAACAGGCATGGTGTTACAGCCTATACAGTTCCCCTAAGCAAAGCCGTCGTGGCCCAGTGCATACGGAGCTGTAGAAAAGGGAGATCCAATGGGAGATGGGCCCACTCACCACACTGTAGTAGTTCTTGGTAAGTTGAGTGGCTTTAGGAGACACAGGCTTATCTGCAGGACATAAAGGAATTAGAACCAGAGTTTTGGAGCAGCAAGTGACATGCAAAATGATCTAGTCTAAATCCATTCCAGGTACTACATAAACTCTTCCCCAACCCGACCCACCGCAGGGCTTGACCTCGCGGACATAGTTGCTGGGGAACCAGCCCGTCTTGCCGTTGAGCGAGCCCTCCCACCAGCCGCCCTCCTCCTGGCGCGACACACCGATCAGGTCTCCCTTGTTGAAGGACAGCTCATCCTCGTTATTCTGCTTGAATTGGAAGCGCGCCTTCACCAGCAGCAGTCCGCCCCCGCCGTTCTCCGACATCTCCTGGTTGGGTAGAATGCTTGTCAGTTTACTGAGCGGTAAACAACCGCACCCGTTAAGACCAGTGTTGGGGTCCATTCCATTTCAATGCAGCCAATTCAGGACATAAACCGACATTCTTGAGATGGAATTGACATGAACtctgtgtgctgtgcgtgtgtttgtgtgacccTACCACTGGTTTGGATTGTCTGCGCAGGGACTTGGACGAGGATAGTGTGTGGGAAGAGGCGGACTGACTAGGAGCGGATGTGCCGGACTGGGGACATGACCTCTCAGTGCCACAGTCTGGAGCAAAAACACAGACCGAGACTTTTGAATATTTCATTCtgatccacaaaaaaaaaaaaaacacacattctgAGTGCAAGGACTCAAATAACTTAGGAGGTTATATAGATGTTTGTCAGTCAGTCATGAATACAACAACTTACAACATTCTTATAATCAAGTACAAAAATCCCTGTCACATTTACACATTACTCATAACAGATGAGATGACAAAAATATCTCGCTCTCTCATACACGTCAGTGTTGCTTCAGTAGTTAGGTCAAACAGCATTGGGCTGTGTACTGCAGAGCAGGCTGTTGGCTCTGCTGCGCTTGACAGAATCACCTCAACTCTGCTAGCTAGCATTGATCCYTGGCCAGCTCAGAGCAGCCATCTAACACAGACAAGCCCAGAGACCTTGTTGTACATTATCAATGACCAACATCAGAGGGCAAATGCCTAATGATTCATACCTCTAATGTGCTTACACACGTATTTATTTGGATGGTGAagctaaaacatttaatttggttCTACAACATTTTGGATTAGTTGTGTTTTATATGAAGCAACASTACAGAATGTCacattttatttgagggtattttcatacatacagtaccagtcaaaagtttggacacatctactcaatcaagggtttttctttattttttacattgtataataatagtgaagacaacaaaactatgaaataacatacggaatcatgtagtaccccaaaaaagtgttaaacaaatcaaaacattttatatttgccaccctttgccttgatgagagctttgcacacccttggcattctctcaaccagcttgatgaggtacctggaatgcatttcaattaacagatgtgcgttgttaaaagttcattt
Coding sequences within it:
- the LOC111965657 gene encoding rho guanine nucleotide exchange factor 6 isoform X1 — translated: MNPEEQTVTWLISLGVLNSPKKNIADPEEFLKTSLKDGVVLCKLMERLVSGSVPKYCQDPRNEADCIANIKEFLRGCTSLKVEGFEPECLYTGENFNKVLTTLLGVNFATQDCGTERSCPQSGTSAPSQSASSHTLSSSKSLRRQSKPVEMSENGGGGLLLVKARFQFKQNNEDELSFNKGDLIGVSRQEEGGWWEGSLNGKTGWFPSNYVREVKPCDKPVSPKATQLTKNYYSVVVQDIQEHEREFVKELQTVLSSYLRPLLASDKLSVTDSGILGANLEEILTFQQGLVLALEECTKVPESQQRVAACYLNLIGQIRMLYLSYCSSHPSAVCVLTDHSEELGTFMESQGASTPGILTLTTSLSKPFMRLDKYPVLLQELERHVEEAHPDYSDILKATVAFKSLVTQCQDLRKRKNLELQILSEPVRGWEGDGMKSLGHVAYMSQVHMQNGTNEEKEERYLMMFPSVLVMLSASPRMSGFIYQGRLPLTGSTVSRQTDDTENGHYAFDITGSMFDRVTVICSNPQELQDWLDHLNAYTKGGSPVGTIIRNEGGKPVSMVGTPTHQSHMPIFSTPSQANRGPLEPPKTTKPWSLSCLRPAPPLKPSAALGYKERMSYILKDSGKSPRPIKKFLPKRKTERKPSDDEFLLRKSTAALEEDAQILKVIESYCTGASLHQNNTAVRKDSVPQVLLPEEEKMMVEEMKNNGQTIIEEKSLVDAVYALKDEVHELKKESKWIKQCLEDEQKSRKELERVVRKLAKQKNDCAWEDGDH
- the LOC111965657 gene encoding rho guanine nucleotide exchange factor 6 isoform X2, encoding MNPEEQTVTWLISLGVLNSPKKNIADPEEFLKTSLKDGVVLCKLMERLVSGSVPKYCQDPRNEADCIANIKEFLRGCTSLKVEGFEPECLYTGENFNKVLTTLLGVNFATQDCGTERSCPQSGTSAPSQSASSHTLSSSKSLRRQSKPVEMSENGGGGLLLVKARFQFKQNNEDELSFNKGDLIGVSRQEEGGWWEGSLNGKTGWFPSNYVREVKPCDKPVSPKATQLTKNYYSVVVQDIQEHEREFVKELQTVLSSYLRPLLASDKLSVTDSGILGANLEEILTFQQGLVLALEECTKVPESQQRVAACYLNLIGQIRMLYLSYCSSHPSAVCVLTDHSEELGTFMESQGASTPGILTLTTSLSKPFMRLDKYPVLLQELERHVEEAHPDYSDILKATVAFKSLVTQCQDLRKRKNLELQILSEPVRGWEGDGMKSLGHVAYMSQVHMQNGTNEEKEERYLMMFPSVLVMLSASPRMSGFIYQGRLPLTGSTVSRQTDDTENGHYAFDITGSMFDRVTVICSNPQELQDWLDHLNAYTKGGSPVGTIIRNEGGKPVSMVGTPTHQSHMPIFSTPSQANRGPLEPPKTTKPWSLSCLRPAPPLKPSAALGYKEDSGKSPRPIKKFLPKRKTERKPSDDEFLLRKSTAALEEDAQILKVIESYCTGASLHQNNTAVRKDSVPQVLLPEEEKMMVEEMKNNGQTIIEEKSLVDAVYALKDEVHELKKESKWIKQCLEDEQKSRKELERVVRKLAKQKNDCAWEDGDH